From one Perca flavescens isolate YP-PL-M2 chromosome 19, PFLA_1.0, whole genome shotgun sequence genomic stretch:
- the LOC114545715 gene encoding zinc finger protein 37 isoform X1, producing MVECLRKMSKGEILRGFVTERLAAATREIIAVVDRIVAGYEEEASGYREEIDRQRSQLELLQAQVTPDKTGVKSSRSLGPVEEEEEEEEEEEEEDESPQHPGNLQDSTSQTPSSSFSPRHRCKKRNPDGGQTSTTQTNVDQTNVGQTSTTQTNVGQTSTTQTNVGQTNVGQTSTTQTNVGQTNVGQTSNTRTNVVLRVWILEDSRTDVVSNIVLKRCPMRRLMCPRGQQEADFLALLRSSFPQLSRDDQPPFDLLKSDERRRLVPLAAPTLTAEEIQRDIGRKRCKSALYIRLKGARAGEEEIGPPPTKDSPSTAAMVTCDDTRLQTSSPVQEVEGSGVDAMSVSSTSQQQDMETEEADHEERGISEPAESKENDSDDGEREEANDRDDDWKPDKSHVKLKESDSKQRPKMTKKQKARRKSKTENSGDVFYCKVCGAQHKLEVTFVKHAWTHVDDARSVCGVCGELSESAESLKGHLQSYHKTDDCGESLLSVLGLDEHLAAHSGERPYECDVCHDVFALSLSLENHRKLHEAGTPHKCYTCHKVFAKKEHLKAHSVTHTNKKKQLCGVCGKSLSDYRSLSRHKLTHSGERPHSCRVCGDRFKLPGTLRQHEKIHTDRERSYLCDVCCKMFMTSKQLQIHMRMHTNEKPYHCGECGRGFSTKGPLTVHMRIHTGETPYSCSDCGWAFKRKVNLDNHVTVHSGVKPFVCVTCGKACARKAYLKVHMRTHNGERPYKCKLCDKAFTQSHCLKTHMKSHLVANAAL from the exons ATGGTTGAGTGTTTGAGGAAAATGTCTAAAGGAGAGATTCTGAGAGGATTTGTGACTGAGAGGCTCGCCGCGGCCACCCGGGAGATCATAGCGGTTGTTGACAGAATCGTAGCCGGCTACGAGGAGGAGGCTTCGGGTTACCGAGAGGAGATAGACCGGCAGAGGAGCCAGCTGGAGCTTCTGCAGGCTCAGGTCACACCCGACAAAACAG GTGTGAAGAGCAGCAGGAGTCTCGGCCCtgttgaggaagaggaggaagaggaggaggaagaagaggaggaggatgagtcCCCTCAGCATCCAGGAAACCTGCAAGACTCAACTAGTCAAACTCCATCAAG CTCTTTCAGCCCTAGACATCGCTGTAAGAAGAGAAACCCTGACGGGGGTCAGACCAGCACCACGCAGACCAACGTGGATCAGACCAACGTGGGTCAGACCAGCACCACGCAGACCAACGTGGGTCAGACCAGCACCACTCAGACCAACGTGGGTCAGACCAACGTGGGTCAGACCAGCACCACTCAGACCAACGTGGGTCAGACCAACGTGGGTCAGACCAGCAACACGCGGACTAACGTGGTCCTCAGGGTCTGGATCCTGGAGGACTCTCGGACCGATGTGGTCTCAAACATCG TTCTGAAGAGGTGTCCCATGCGGAGGCTGATGTGTCCCCGAGGCCAGCAGGAGGCCGACTTTCTGGCCCTGCTGAGGTCCTCCTTCCCCCAGCTGTCCCGGGACGACCAGCCGCCGTTTGACCTCCTCAAATCCGACGAGAGACGGCGGTTAGTGCCGCTGGCGGCGCCGACGCTGACCGCCGAGGAGATCCAGCGAGACATCGGCCGCAAGCGATGCAAGTCAGCGCTCTACATCAGACTCAAG GGAGCTCGGGCCGGCGAGGAAGAGATTGGTCCTCCGCCAACGAAAGACTCTCCGTCCACCGCTGCCATGGTGACGTGTGATGACACCAGACTACAAACGAG CAGCCCTGTTCAGGAGGTCGAAGGCAGCGGAGTAGACGCCATGTCCGTCAGCTCAACATCGCAACAACAAGACATGGAAACAGAGGAAGCTGATCACGAGGAGCGTGGGATATCAGAGCCAGCTGAAAGTAAAGAGAACGACAGCGATGACGGTGAAAGAGAAGAAGCGAATGACAGGGACGACGATTGGAAACCAGACAAAAGCCACGTAAAGCTGAAAGAAAGTGACTCTAAACAGCGGCCGAAGatgacaaagaaacaaaaggcCAGACGTAAGTCAAAGACTGAGAACAGTGGTGATGTTTTCTACTGCAAAGTTTGCGGAGCTCAGCACAAATTAGAAGTCACATTCGTCAAACATGCCTGGACTCACGTCGACGATGCGCGAAGTGTCTGCGGAGTGTGCGGAGAGCTTTCGGAGTCCGCGGAGTCGTTGAAGGGTCATCTTCAAAGTTACCACAAAACCGACGACTGCGGAGAGTCTCTCCTCAGTGTCCTCGGCCTCGATGAGCACCTGGCTGCCCACTCGGGGGAGAGACCGTACGAATGCGATGTCTGCCATGACGTTTTCGCCTTGAGTTTGTCCCTGGAGAATCACCGCAAACTCCACGAGGCGGGCACGCCGCACAAATGTTACACTTGCCACAAAGTGTTCGCTAAGAAGGAACACTTAAAAGCTCACTCCGTGACTCACACCAACAAAAAGAAGCAGCTCTGCGGCGTGTGCGGCAAATCCCTCAGCGACTATAGGTCTCTATCCCGCCACAAGCTGACGCACTCTGGGGAGCGGCCTCACAGCTGTCGGGTTTGCGGGGATCGGTTCAAACTTCCCGGGACGCTGAGACAACACGAGAAGATTCACACGGACCGAGAGAGATCGTACCTCTGCGACGTTTGCTGCAAGATGTTCATGACGAGCAAGCAGCTGCAGATCCACATGAGAATGCACACCAACGAGAAGCCCTACCACTGCGGCGAATGCGGCAGGGGCTTCAGCACCAAGGGACCGTTGACGGTTCACATGCGGATCCACACCGGAGAGACACCGTACAGCTGCTCGGACTGTGGCTGGGCCTTCAAACGCAAGGTTAACCTGGATAACCATGTGACGGTGCACTCAGGCGTCAAACCGTTTGTTTGCGTGACTTGTGGGAAAGCGTGCGCTCGTAAAGCATATTTGAAAGTCCACATGAGAACCCACAACGGGGAGAGACCATACAAGTGTAAACTCTGCGACAAGGCTTTCACTCAGAGCCACTGTCTGAAAACACACATGAAGAGCCACCTGGTGGCCAACGCTGCACTGTGA
- the LOC114545715 gene encoding zinc finger protein 331 isoform X2, whose protein sequence is MVECLRKMSKGEILRGFVTERLAAATREIIAVVDRIVAGYEEEASGYREEIDRQRSQLELLQAQVTPDKTGVKSSRSLGPVEEEEEEEEEEEEEDESPQHPGNLQDSTSQTPSSSFSPRHRCKKRNPDGGQTSTTQTNVDQTNVGQTSTTQTNVGQTSTTQTNVGQTNVGQTSTTQTNVGQTNVGQTSNTRTNVVLRVWILEDSRTDVVSNIVLKRCPMRRLMCPRGQQEADFLALLRSSFPQLSRDDQPPFDLLKSDERRRLVPLAAPTLTAEEIQRDIGRKRCKSALYIRLKGARAGEEEIGPPPTKDSPSTAAMVTCDDTRLQTSPVQEVEGSGVDAMSVSSTSQQQDMETEEADHEERGISEPAESKENDSDDGEREEANDRDDDWKPDKSHVKLKESDSKQRPKMTKKQKARRKSKTENSGDVFYCKVCGAQHKLEVTFVKHAWTHVDDARSVCGVCGELSESAESLKGHLQSYHKTDDCGESLLSVLGLDEHLAAHSGERPYECDVCHDVFALSLSLENHRKLHEAGTPHKCYTCHKVFAKKEHLKAHSVTHTNKKKQLCGVCGKSLSDYRSLSRHKLTHSGERPHSCRVCGDRFKLPGTLRQHEKIHTDRERSYLCDVCCKMFMTSKQLQIHMRMHTNEKPYHCGECGRGFSTKGPLTVHMRIHTGETPYSCSDCGWAFKRKVNLDNHVTVHSGVKPFVCVTCGKACARKAYLKVHMRTHNGERPYKCKLCDKAFTQSHCLKTHMKSHLVANAAL, encoded by the exons ATGGTTGAGTGTTTGAGGAAAATGTCTAAAGGAGAGATTCTGAGAGGATTTGTGACTGAGAGGCTCGCCGCGGCCACCCGGGAGATCATAGCGGTTGTTGACAGAATCGTAGCCGGCTACGAGGAGGAGGCTTCGGGTTACCGAGAGGAGATAGACCGGCAGAGGAGCCAGCTGGAGCTTCTGCAGGCTCAGGTCACACCCGACAAAACAG GTGTGAAGAGCAGCAGGAGTCTCGGCCCtgttgaggaagaggaggaagaggaggaggaagaagaggaggaggatgagtcCCCTCAGCATCCAGGAAACCTGCAAGACTCAACTAGTCAAACTCCATCAAG CTCTTTCAGCCCTAGACATCGCTGTAAGAAGAGAAACCCTGACGGGGGTCAGACCAGCACCACGCAGACCAACGTGGATCAGACCAACGTGGGTCAGACCAGCACCACGCAGACCAACGTGGGTCAGACCAGCACCACTCAGACCAACGTGGGTCAGACCAACGTGGGTCAGACCAGCACCACTCAGACCAACGTGGGTCAGACCAACGTGGGTCAGACCAGCAACACGCGGACTAACGTGGTCCTCAGGGTCTGGATCCTGGAGGACTCTCGGACCGATGTGGTCTCAAACATCG TTCTGAAGAGGTGTCCCATGCGGAGGCTGATGTGTCCCCGAGGCCAGCAGGAGGCCGACTTTCTGGCCCTGCTGAGGTCCTCCTTCCCCCAGCTGTCCCGGGACGACCAGCCGCCGTTTGACCTCCTCAAATCCGACGAGAGACGGCGGTTAGTGCCGCTGGCGGCGCCGACGCTGACCGCCGAGGAGATCCAGCGAGACATCGGCCGCAAGCGATGCAAGTCAGCGCTCTACATCAGACTCAAG GGAGCTCGGGCCGGCGAGGAAGAGATTGGTCCTCCGCCAACGAAAGACTCTCCGTCCACCGCTGCCATGGTGACGTGTGATGACACCAGACTACAAACGAG CCCTGTTCAGGAGGTCGAAGGCAGCGGAGTAGACGCCATGTCCGTCAGCTCAACATCGCAACAACAAGACATGGAAACAGAGGAAGCTGATCACGAGGAGCGTGGGATATCAGAGCCAGCTGAAAGTAAAGAGAACGACAGCGATGACGGTGAAAGAGAAGAAGCGAATGACAGGGACGACGATTGGAAACCAGACAAAAGCCACGTAAAGCTGAAAGAAAGTGACTCTAAACAGCGGCCGAAGatgacaaagaaacaaaaggcCAGACGTAAGTCAAAGACTGAGAACAGTGGTGATGTTTTCTACTGCAAAGTTTGCGGAGCTCAGCACAAATTAGAAGTCACATTCGTCAAACATGCCTGGACTCACGTCGACGATGCGCGAAGTGTCTGCGGAGTGTGCGGAGAGCTTTCGGAGTCCGCGGAGTCGTTGAAGGGTCATCTTCAAAGTTACCACAAAACCGACGACTGCGGAGAGTCTCTCCTCAGTGTCCTCGGCCTCGATGAGCACCTGGCTGCCCACTCGGGGGAGAGACCGTACGAATGCGATGTCTGCCATGACGTTTTCGCCTTGAGTTTGTCCCTGGAGAATCACCGCAAACTCCACGAGGCGGGCACGCCGCACAAATGTTACACTTGCCACAAAGTGTTCGCTAAGAAGGAACACTTAAAAGCTCACTCCGTGACTCACACCAACAAAAAGAAGCAGCTCTGCGGCGTGTGCGGCAAATCCCTCAGCGACTATAGGTCTCTATCCCGCCACAAGCTGACGCACTCTGGGGAGCGGCCTCACAGCTGTCGGGTTTGCGGGGATCGGTTCAAACTTCCCGGGACGCTGAGACAACACGAGAAGATTCACACGGACCGAGAGAGATCGTACCTCTGCGACGTTTGCTGCAAGATGTTCATGACGAGCAAGCAGCTGCAGATCCACATGAGAATGCACACCAACGAGAAGCCCTACCACTGCGGCGAATGCGGCAGGGGCTTCAGCACCAAGGGACCGTTGACGGTTCACATGCGGATCCACACCGGAGAGACACCGTACAGCTGCTCGGACTGTGGCTGGGCCTTCAAACGCAAGGTTAACCTGGATAACCATGTGACGGTGCACTCAGGCGTCAAACCGTTTGTTTGCGTGACTTGTGGGAAAGCGTGCGCTCGTAAAGCATATTTGAAAGTCCACATGAGAACCCACAACGGGGAGAGACCATACAAGTGTAAACTCTGCGACAAGGCTTTCACTCAGAGCCACTGTCTGAAAACACACATGAAGAGCCACCTGGTGGCCAACGCTGCACTGTGA